The sequence TCCTGGCTCCACAAGCCTATCTTTTTCAAATCATTGACAAGATAGCTGTTTACTACGGTAAACTCACCACTCATGTTTGCTTTTACATAGATATTTTTGTAAATCGGTTCAATACAAGGGTAACAACCTGCAATGTTAGAAATGGTTGCTGTTGGTGCCAATGCCATGGTGTTTGAGTTGCGCATGCCGTGAGCTTTGACATGTTCGCGTACCGGAGTCCAATCAAGACGTTCTGTGCGTGAAACGTTAATAGACTCACCGCGCTCTTCTTCTAGCAATGCTAAGGTATCAACAGGAAATAGATTACGATCCCACTTAGAACCTTTAAACGATTTATAAGCACCACGATCTTTTGCAAGCTCAGATGATGCAAGAATTGCATGGTAGGAAATCAATTCCATAACATTGTCAGCAAATTCTAGTGCGCGTGGATCATTGAACGGAATATCAAGATTATATAAAGCATCTTGAAAGCCCATGACGCCCAACCCTATAGGCCTGTGACGCATGTTTGCATTTTGTGCTTCGATGGTTGGATAGAAGTTAATATCAATAACGTTATCAAGCATACGTATTGCAAGCTTAACAGAATTGCCCAACATCACTTCATCAAGTTTACCATTAATAATATGGCGTCCTAAATTCACTGAGCCCAAGTTACATACCGCAGTTTCATCAGCTGAAGTATTCAAGGTAATTTCTGTACACAAGTTTGAACTGTGCACAACGCCAGCGTGATCTTGCGGTGAACGAACGTTGCATGCATCTTTGAAAGTAATCCACGGATGGCCTGTTTCAAAAAGACGACTTAACATCTTACGCCACAGCTGCTTGGCTTCTATAACTTTAAATTTGTTAATTTCGCCGCGCTGAGCCATTAATTCATAGTGCTCATAACGCTGCTCAAATTGCTTGCCATAAATATGGTGTAAATCAGGCACTTCGTCTGGCGAGAACAATGTCCATGGACCGTCTGCCAACATACGCTTCATGAAAAGATCAGGAACCCAATTTGCCGTATTGATGTCATGCGTTCTGCGACGCTCATCACCGGTATTTCTACGCAAATCAAGAAAATCTTCAACATCTAAATGCCATGTTTCAAGATATACACAGGTTGCGCCACGACGTGAGCCACTACGATTAATGGCAGCAGTAACATCGTTAGCAATTTTCAAGAAAGGAACAACGCCCTGACTTTCAGTCTTGATGCTTCCAATATTTGAACCGGTTGCGCGTAAGTTTGTCCAGTCATTTGCAACACCACCAGACCATTTTGACAATTGTGCATTGTCGCCCAAACATTTAAAAATGTGCTTGAGATCATCATTAATCGTGGTCAAGAAACATGAACTCAATTGCGGACGAGTCATACCGCTGTGCAATAATGTTGGTGTACTTGGCACATATGCAAAAGTAGACATAAGATTATAAAACTCAACCACACGCTCATTTGCTTGATCTTCCATTAATGCAAGACCCATCGCAACACGCATCCAAAATGTTTGTGGCAACTCAAGGCGACGACCATTGTGCTTGGTGAAATAACGTTCGTTAAGTGTTTTTAAACCCATGTATTCAAAGTTTGAATCGCGATCCAAACACATATGATTTGCTAAAAAGTCCAAATCATATTGTCCCATTCTTGGATCAATAATACCGTAGGTAATACCTTTTTTAATACTCTCTATGAATGATTGGCGATAGTACACTGCAGCATCAGGGTGAGTGATGGAGCTTTGGGTAACTTCGTTAAACAATTTCTTTAGTAATAATTTTGCTGCCACGTTGCTGTAAGCAGGATCTTTCTCTATAAATGAGCAGGTCGAGAGAACAAGCGCATCTTCAAGCTCATGTGAAGGGATTCCATCAAAAATATTTTTGAGTGTTTCTTCTAAAATTAAATCAACAGAAACAAACTCAGCATAATCGTTTGTTGCCCATGTAATCGCCTGACGCATGCGTACGAGGTCTAACGTCTCCACTGCTCCATCTTTTTTAGTGATAGAGAGCATTGCATTAATTACTGTCTCATTTTTTTGATCGCGTGTTGTATCGCTGTAGCCAAAAGTCTTTCCTGATACCATATTATTTTCCTGATTCATAATATCCTTACGTTCGTTGTATTTTTCTTCTCTATCTCCCTATGCTTATGAGCAGATCCGCCCAATCAATACTTTTTATATGTAAAAACTTTTCTAAGA comes from Candidatus Dependentiae bacterium and encodes:
- a CDS encoding ribonucleoside-diphosphate reductase subunit alpha, with amino-acid sequence MNQENNMVSGKTFGYSDTTRDQKNETVINAMLSITKKDGAVETLDLVRMRQAITWATNDYAEFVSVDLILEETLKNIFDGIPSHELEDALVLSTCSFIEKDPAYSNVAAKLLLKKLFNEVTQSSITHPDAAVYYRQSFIESIKKGITYGIIDPRMGQYDLDFLANHMCLDRDSNFEYMGLKTLNERYFTKHNGRRLELPQTFWMRVAMGLALMEDQANERVVEFYNLMSTFAYVPSTPTLLHSGMTRPQLSSCFLTTINDDLKHIFKCLGDNAQLSKWSGGVANDWTNLRATGSNIGSIKTESQGVVPFLKIANDVTAAINRSGSRRGATCVYLETWHLDVEDFLDLRRNTGDERRRTHDINTANWVPDLFMKRMLADGPWTLFSPDEVPDLHHIYGKQFEQRYEHYELMAQRGEINKFKVIEAKQLWRKMLSRLFETGHPWITFKDACNVRSPQDHAGVVHSSNLCTEITLNTSADETAVCNLGSVNLGRHIINGKLDEVMLGNSVKLAIRMLDNVIDINFYPTIEAQNANMRHRPIGLGVMGFQDALYNLDIPFNDPRALEFADNVMELISYHAILASSELAKDRGAYKSFKGSKWDRNLFPVDTLALLEEERGESINVSRTERLDWTPVREHVKAHGMRNSNTMALAPTATISNIAGCYPCIEPIYKNIYVKANMSGEFTVVNSYLVNDLKKIGLWSQDMLDQLKYFDGNVQQIEAIPQNIKDKYKEVFEIDPIWLVQLTAARGKWIDQSQSHNVFINGVSGKLLSDTYIAGWKAGLKTFYYLRSLAATQVEKSTLDAKKFGYTQKREYKAMEGEQAVAAPEKQIITEDAIVDVMPKACSISADPECDVCQ